The stretch of DNA AGCGATTCAGGAAAATATGGACCTGTCAAAGAGTTCCGTCCAAAAAATTGATATCGCCGGACCTGGATTTATTAACTTTTACATGAATAACAGCTATTTGACGGATCTCGTTCCGGCTGTGCTGAAAGCGGGAGACGAATACGGAAGATCCAATGCCGGCAAAGGCGAAAAAATTCAAGTGGAATTTGTTTCAGCTAATCCAACGGGTGATTTGCACCTGGGCCACGCACGCGGCGCTTCCGTTGGTGATTCGCTGTGCAACGTATTGGATGCAGCTGGTTATGACGTCACGCGTGAATATTATATTAACGATGCCGGCAACCAGATCCATAATCTAGCCCTGTCTGTTGAAGCCCGTTACTTCCAGGCGCTTGGTCTTGAAAAAGAAATGCCGGAAGACGGCTACCATGGCAAAGATATTATCAATATCGGGAAAGAGCTGGCGGAAGAATTTGGAGATCAATTTGCCAACATGCCAGAAGATGAACGCTACAAGGCTTTCCGTGCTCACGGTTTAAAGCTGGAGCTGGCGAAGCTTCAAAAAGACTTGGCGGACTTCCGAGTGAAATTTGATGTGTGGTTCTCCGAAACCTCTTTATATGAAAACGGCAAAATTGATGAAGCGCTCAAAGCACTTGACCAAAATGGCCATACATTCGAAGAGGACGGTGCGCTTTGGTTCCGTTCTACAGCATTTGGCGATGATAAAGACCGCGTTCTTCGCAAACAGGACGGTTCATACACATACTTAACGCCGGATATTGCGTACCACCGTGATAAATTTGAGCGTGGATTCGACAAAGTCATCAACATCTGGGGTGCCGACCACCATGGCTACATTCCACGTATGAAAGCAGCCGTTGAAGCACTTGGCATGAAACCAGAGCAGCTTGAAGTAGAAGTGATCCAAATGGTGCAGCTGTATAAAGACGGCGAAAAAATGAAAATGAGCAAACGTACAGGCAAAGCTGTTACGATGCGTGAGCTTGTAGAAGAAGTCGGCCTGGATGCTGTCCGTTACTTCTTTGCAATGCGCAGCGGCGATACACATATGGACTTTGACCTTGATCTTGCCGTATCACAGTCTAATGAAAACCCGGTTTATTACTCACAGTATGCATACACGCGTATTTCCAGCATTCTGCGCCAGGCAGCTGAACAAGGCTTAACGGCATCGGCAGAAGCAAATGTATCGCTGTTAACATCCGAAAAAGAAGTAGACCTGCTGAAGAAATTGGGTGACTTCCCGCAGGTAGTAGCTGAAGCAGCAGACAAACGCATTCCGCACCGCATTACAAACTATGTACATGATCTTGCGGCAGGCTTCCACAGCTTCTACGGAGCACATAAAGTGGTAGACAAGGAAAACGAAGAAGCGTCCAAAGCACGCCTTGCTCTTGTGCAGGCTGTACAAATTACATTGAAAAATGCATTGAAACTGATCGGTGTATCAGCACCGGAAAAAATGTAATAAATGAAAGAGTCTGTTCTTAAAATAAGAACAGGCTCTTCTTTTTTTATTTATTGACTGAATGTTCATTCATACATTAGGATAAAGAAAAGGAATGGAAGGGGACGTGAATGAAGATGAACGGATGGCTATGGCTGAATGCGGCTGCGGCGCTTTTTGTAATCGCTTACTCCATTTTTTTGTTCATTTATTTATTGAAAACACGTTACACATTCATTCGGCTCGGTAAGAAAGAAGAATGGCATTCCAAAAGAAACGAACGTTTAAAAAACATGATGGTTCATGTATTTGGCCAGAAAAAACTGCTGAAAGATAAAAAAAGCGGAGCTATTCACGTGATGTTTTTTTATGGCTTTTTGCTTGTACAGCTCGGAGCGCTCGATTTTATTATAAAAGGGGTGGTGCCGGGTGCACATTTGCCGCTTGGTCCGCTTTACGGCCCATTTACGTTTTTTCAGGAAATGGTTACGCTCGTCATTCTCGCTGCCGTCGTCTGGGCATTTTACCGCCGCTACATTGAAAAGCTCGTTCGCTTAAAGCGTGGCTGGAAAAGCGGTCTTGTGCTCGTCTTTATCGGTTCCCTTATGCTGTCTGTTTTAATAGGGAACGGCATGTGGCTTCTCTGGCAGGAAAAGGCCGCCGGTTTCGGCTGGTCGGAGCCAATTGCCTCGCTCATTGCTATTCCTTTTGCCGGGCTTGGGCAGCCCTCCATCGTTGGCCTGTTTTATGTGATGTGGTGGGTGCATCTTCTGGTGCTGCTCGCTTTTCTTGTGTATGTGCCGCAGTCGAAGCACGCCCATTTGATTGCCGGTCCTGTTAATACGTATATTCACCGGCTCGAACAGGCGGGGACGCTTCGAAAAATCGATTTTGAAGATGAGGCGCAGGAGAGTTTCGGCGCAGGAAGAATAGAAGACTTTACCCGCGCACAGCTGCTTGATTTGTATGCCTGCGTAGAATGCGGCCGCTGTACTTCTATGTGCCCTGCAACCGGAACGGGTAAAATGCTGTCACCAATGGACTTGATTGTGAAGCTGCGCGACCATCTCACCTTTACTGGAGCAGCGGTTACCTCAAAGCAGCCATGGGTCCCGGCATTTGCTTTTTCCAATACAAAGGGCAATCAAATTGCTGAAGGAGCTTTTGTATACAGCCCGCAGCTGATTGGAGACGTCATCACGGAAGAAGAGCTATGGGCCTGTACAACCTGCCGGAATTGTGAAGATCAGTGCCCGGTTATGAATGAACACGTTGATAAAATCATTGATATGCGCCGCTACCTGGTACTGACAGAAGGAAAGATGAATCCAGATGCACAACGGGCCATGCAAAATATCGAGCGGCAAGGCAACCCGTGGGGACTGAATCGGAAGGACAAAGAAAAGTGGCGGGAGCTGCGCAGTGATGTTTACATTCCGACAATGAAAGAAGCACAAAAAGCCGGAGAGGAGCCGGAATATTTATTTTGGGTCGGCTCTATGGGTGCATTCGACAGCCGAAGCCAGAAGATCGCCCTATCGTTTGCAAGACTGCTCAATGAAGCAGGCATTTCCTTTGCCATTTTAGGCAGCAAGGAAAAAAACTCGGGTGATACGCCTCGGCGCCTCGGCAATGAATTTTTATTCCAGGAACTCGCTGCTGCGAATATAGCCGAATTTGAGAAGCATGGTATACGAAAAATTGTAACGATCGATCCGCACGCGTATAACGCCTTTAAAAGAGAATATCCGGATTTTGGATTTCAGGCGGAAGTGTACCATCATACCGAGCTGTTAGATACGCTTGTACGGGAAGGGAAGTTGAAGCCGGTGCATCCGGTAAACGAAACAGTCACTTTCCATGATTCCTGTTATCTTGGCCGGTATAATGATGTATATGACCCGCCTCGAAATATTCTGGCTGCGATTCCTGGAGTGCGGCTCGTCGAAATGAAACGCAGCCGGGAGAACAGCATGTGCTGCGGGGCAGGAGGGGGCTTGATGTGGATGGAAGAGCATACAGGCCACCGCATTAATGTGGCACGTACGGAGCAGGCGTTAGAGCAGGCTCCATCTGTGATCAGCTCGGGCTGCCCGTTTTGCTTAACGATGCTCAGTGATGGGACGAAAGCAAAAGAAATAGAAGAGACGGTTGCCACTTATGATGTAGCTGAATTGCTGGAAAGGGCTGTTTTAGGGCGACAAAAAGAAGCGGACGTATCTTAATGAAAGGAGGACGGCGCAGGTGAAGATAAGAAAAATTATGGTGATCGGTGCCGGACAAATGGGCACAGGCATTGCACAGGTATGTGCGCAGGCAGGCTATGAAGTTATTTTATACGATATCAGCCACGCGAACTTGGAGGAGGGCCGGAAAAGAATCGGAAAAAATCTGGCCCGCCAAGTGTCAAAGAGGCGAATGAGTGAGGAAGAGAAAGGGGATATTCTGGCCAGACTGGAGGACTCATCTTCTCTTGGCGACGCAGCAGAGGCCGATATGGTGATTGAAGCAGTCGTTGAGAATATGAACGTAAAGCGGGAGATTTTCTCGCAGCTGGATGAACTCGTCCAGGATCATGCTATTTTGGCTTCTAATACGTCTTCTCTGCCGATTACTGAAATCGCAGCGGCGACGGATCGGCCGGAAAACGTGATTGGCATGCATTTTATGAACCCGGTGCCGGTGATGAGACTCGTTGAAATTGTTCGCGGGCTCGCTACATCGGATGAAGTCCACAAGAAGGTAGAAGAAGTAGCTAGAACGATTGGCAAAGTACCTGTGGAAGTCAATGACTTTCCAGGGTTTGTATCTAACCGGATTTTAATGCCAATGATCAATGAAGCGATTTATGCTCTTTATGAAGGAGCTGCCACAAAAGAAGCCATTGATGATGTCATGAAGCTTGGCATGAATCATCCAATGGGGCCGATTGAGCTGGCGGATTTTATCGGACTGGACACGTGTTTGTCTGTGATGGAGATTTTGCATGAAGGCTTTGGCGATGATAAATACCGGCCATGCCCGCTGCTTCGCAAGTATGTAAAAGCTGGCTGGGTCGGTAAAAAAGCAGGGCGCGGGTTTTATATATACGAGTAAAGGAGGCGGGAGGGATGAATCTTGAGCTGACCGATGTGCAGCAGAGAACGCGTGATGCGGCCCGGCACTTTGCAGAAAATATAGCGGCAGCCTTTGTTCCACAGATGGAAGCTGGCGAGTTTCCTTACGCACTCGTTCAAAAAATGGCAGAGCATGGACTGATGGGATTGACGGTGCCGAAAGAATATGGCGGTGCCGGGCTTGATTTTGTTTCCTACATTACGGCTGTTCACGAGCTGTCAAAAGTAAGCGCAGCGGCCGGTGTGATTTTGTCGGTTCATACATCCGTCGGCACAGCCCCTATTCTGGCTTTTGGAACGGAGGAGCAAAAGAACGCGTATATACCAAAGCTCGCCTCCGGCAAATGGCTCGGTGCTTTTTGTTTAACCGAGCCATCGTCGGGCTCTGATGCCTCTTCTTTAAAAACGACAGCACGCCGCGATGGTGATGCCTATGTTTTAAATGGCTCCAAACTGTTTGTCACAAACGGCGGAGCAGCGGATTTATATGTTATTTTTGCCAGGTCAGAAGCCGGTATTACGGCTTTTGTAGTCGAAAAAGGTACACCTGGCTTTCTCATTGGCAAGGATGAGAAAAAAATGGGTCTTCACGGGTCAAAAACGACGGCTCTTACCTTTGAAGACATGCGTCTGCCGCTCCAAAACAGACTTGGAGAAGAAGGAAGAGGCTTTCAAATTGCAATGTCTAATTTGGATGGGGGGCGTATTGGTATTGCAGCACAGGCGCTCGGCATCGCAGAAGCGGCTTTTGAGTATGCAAAGAAAAACGATGCAGGTATAGAGCTGGCTGACATGGCTGTATCGGTTGAAGCAGCCAGGCTGCTTGTCTACCGGGCTGCGTGTTTGCGTGCAGCCGGCCAGGCGTGCGGAAGGGAGGCGTCTATGGCAAAGCTTTTTGCTTCAAAAGCAGTAGTCACCATCACAAGCCAATGCATCAACCAGCTTGCCGGAAACGGGCCGGCAGAACGGTTTTTCCGCGATGCAAAAGTAACAGAGATTTACGAAGGGACGTCGGAGATTCAGCGAATTGTGATCAGCAAGCATTTGGCAAAGGGGATGGGAAGATGAACTTCACATTGTCAGAAGAGCACAGCATGATTCGGAAAATGGTGCGGGATTTCGCGGAAAAAGAAATTGCACCGTCTGCTGCCAAGCGTGATGAAGAAGAACGCTTTGACCCAGGGATTTTTCATAAAATGGCGGAACTCGGCTTAACAGGAATCCCGTGGCCGGAAGCATACGGAGGAATCGGCAGTGACTATCTTGCTTACTGTGTGACCATTGAAGAGCTCTCGCGTGTATGCGCTTCAACAGGTGTTACCCTGTCGGCTCATACCTCACTAGCCAGCTGGCCGATTTATGCGTTTGGAACAGAGGAGCAAAAAAAGAAATATTTAAAGCCGCTGGCACAGGGAGAAAAAATAGGTGCTTATGCACTGACAGAACCTGGGGGTGGATCAGATGCTGCCGGCATAAAAACAACGGCTCATCGTGACGGCGCCTCTTTCGTTTTAAATGGCTCTAAGATCTTTATTACAAATGGGGGCATTGCTGACTTATATATTGTTTTTGCGAAAGCAGAGGAAGGGATGACTGCTTTTATCGTAGAAAAACACTTTAATGGATTTTCGATCGGGAAAAAAGAAAAGAAAATGGGCATCCGTTCGTCCCCTACTACAGAAATTATCTTTGACAATTGCCACGTTCCGATAGAAAATGTATTAGGTGAAATTGGAAGCGGTTTTAAAATAGCGATGAAAACACTTGATGGCGGCCGCAATGGTATTGCCGCCCAGGCGGTTGGGATTGCACAGGGAGCGCTGGATGCGGCACTTTCCTATGCAAGAGAGCGCAGGCAGTTTGGAAAACCCATTATGGCGAACCAGGGCATTTCATTTAAACTCGCCGATATGGCGACTTCTGTTGAGGCGGCGAGACTGCTGACTTATCAAGCAGCCTGGCTGGAGTCAGAAGGCCTTCCATACGGAAAAGCATCGGCTATGTCTAAGCTCATGGCTGGTGATACGGCTATGTATATAACGACAGAAGCTGTTCAAATTTTCGGAGGCTACGGGTATACAAAAGAATATCCGGTTGAGCGATTTATGCGCGATGCGAAAATTACCCAGATTTATGAAGGGACACAGGAAATTCAGCGTCTTGTTATTTCCAGGTTTTTATCAACGTAAGGCGGTGTGAAGATGGAGCGAACGAAACGGCCAGTGCCTACTTCGGTTAAAGACACACAATTGATTGAAAAGCGGCGGGCTGAGATGATCCGCGGTTCTGTGCAATTGTTTAAGCAAAAAGGATTTCATCGGACGACAACCCGTGAAATTGCAAAAGCAGCCGGTTTCAGTATTGGGACATTGTATGAATACATTCGGACAAAAGAAGATGTGCTATATCTTGTTTGCGACAGTATTTATGATCAAGTAAAGAGCCGGATCGAGCAAATGAATCTTGAGGAGGGGACGCTTGAAAACCTTAAGCTGGGCATCAGCCACTTCTTTCACGTGATTGATGAGATGCAGGATGAAGTTCAAGTATTGTATCAAGAAGTAAAATCCCTTTCAAACGATGTCCTTCCATATGTATTAGAAAAAGAAGAAGAAATGACAGGGATGGTGGAAAAGCTTATTCAGCGATGCGTTGATAATGGCGTGCTCGATATGGATAAAGACCACGTTCGTATGCTGGCCCAAAACATTTTTGTGCTGGGACAAATGTGGGGATTCCGCCACTGGATGCTTCAGGAGAATTTCACACTGGAGGAATACATTAACCTGCAGATAGATTTATTGTTCGAGGGTGTAAAAGGATATGAAAAAAAAGCCGCCCTCAAGTGAGGACGGTTTTTGCTGCCTTTTTTATTTATAGTAAACCGCGCTTGCGTTCTGAACGCAGTCTTTCATCATCGTCTTCGTCAATGCGCGCTTCTTCACGGCGCACAGTGTCACGGACTGTTTCGGTATCTTCTACTTTTCGTTTACCAACAACGATTTCTTCGGTTACAACCGGTTTTTTCGTTACTTCAACACGCTCTTCCGTAACAGGAACCCGGATTGTCTCCGTGTCTTCTTCAAATGCACGATCACCAAATGCAGACACATCGCTGTCATTTACTGGACGGCGCTCTACATACACTTCTTCACGCTCGACCGGTACATCAATGACCTGCTCTTCTTCGACTACTTCTTTTTCTACTTGAACTTCACCTGTTTGCACACGCTCTTTACTTACATTTAAGCGCTCTTCATGAAGGCGAAGCTTTTCTTCCTCGTTCAAGTTGTCTGTTAGAGTACGGTCTGTATCAAACGTAGCGTTGCCGCCTAGGTTTGTATCCGTCAAGCCCGTCGTTGAACGGCCAGTTCTTGTTGAATCAAGGCCATCGTAATCGATTGGATCCAAAGTTTCTCCATCTAGGTCTGCTCTGTTTCCATTTGCAAGGCCTACTGTGCTGCTTGGATCATAATCGCTGCCATAGCGGGTTCCGTAATCACGATCTACATAAAGCAGCATGCCGCCATTTTCAATTTCGCTGTAGTAGCGGTCCGCTTCTGCATCAGAAAGACCCATATTACGGAAGCCTTCGCGAATTGGATCTACGCCCGATAGGAAGGACATAAAGCGATCTCCCCAAGAGCCGCCTGCTGTTTCGATTTCAGCGTTTGTGCGTCCTCTTACCATTGATACCGCATCTTTGTCTTTTACAGTAATATACATGTCTTCTTCTGCATATCCATTTGCTCTAAGCTCATCAATTTTTGCTAATAAATCCGTTTCATTGTGGTATACGCCAATAAAGTTTTTGTTTTCCATGATAGTGTTACCTCCTGAAAGATTTAATGTTTTGCTGTTCTGTTTTTTGTATACCCGGTGCTTCGCAGGTAAAACAATTTCAAGCAAATTTGGTTACAATGATGCATATTTGTACTAAAAGTTTCTTTTTTGGTGAAAATAAGGATGAGGCTGCTTTATTTCTCCAGAAAAAAGGGAATAATTATAATTAAATTTACATTCTCTACATATCCCTATTATAGTAAGAAGAGATAATAGAGTAGGAAAATGTCGAAGGGAAGGGTGGGGAAGTGTGAAACAGTTTCTTATCTGCGTAACCGTTGCAGCAGTTTCGGTCGGTTCTTATTGGCTTTACATAAAACAATTAGGTGCTGTGCCATTCCTGCTTCTTTCATTTTTCTTCTTCTATAAAGCGTACGAGGAGATAACAGGGAAAGCGAAAAAACGCCGCGAACGCAAGCAAATGAGCCCGTCCATCGCTCCTGCAGGAAAAAAAGCAGAAATCATCACATAAATATAGCGTAGAGGCCTTCTTTTTGTTTATAATGGAGAATATGCCAAAAACGTTTTTGCTCTTTTTTTGGGCGTGCAAATAGAGAAGGGAAGTGCGGATGGTGAGCTTGCAACAACATTCGAAAGAAGAATTAAAGGAAATGTCATTTCTTGAACTGGCGCATTTGATCCTTGCCGATAAGCGGGAGCCGGTTGCATTTAACGATTTACTGTCTGAAATTCAAAAGCATCTGGAAATTTCAGAGCAGGAAGTAAAAGGCCGTATGGTTCAATTTTACACAGATTTAAACATCGACGGTAGCTTTTTGCCACTCGGTGAAAACCGCTGGGGGCTTCGTGCATGGTATCCAGTTGAAAAACTGGAAGAAGAAACAACAAATGCACCAGTGAAAACGCGTAAGAAAAAAGCGAAAAAAGCAGTGGAAGATGATTTCGAAGAAGACATTCTTGAAGAAGAAGACGAGCTGATCGATTTTGAAGAAGAAGACTTTGAAGAAGAAGAAGAAGATCTTGATCTGGATGACGATCTAGAAGATGATGATCTGGAAGATGATTTAGACGTTGATATCGATGAAGACCTTGATGAAGAAGAAGAAGAATTTGAAGAAGAAGAAGGCGCCGAGGACGAGTACGACCTTGACGATAAATAAAGCAGAATCTTCTCTTGACTATTTCATGCGTGAATTGTAGTATGTTATTTGGGCTCTTTACGAGACGAAGAATTTAGTCGATAACGCTCCTCTTACTGAGAAGTAAGTGGGGCGTTTTTTGTATTTTTTTGAGCATTATAACCATTGAAGGAGGACGTTCATTTTGACGAAATATATTTTCGTGACAGGCGGCGTTGTGTCATCTCTTGGAAAAGGAATCACGGCTGCATCTCTCGGCCGATTATTGAAAAATCGTGGGTTAAAGGTATTCATTCAAAAATTTGACCCATACATTAACGTAGACCCGGGAACGATGAGCCCGTATCAGCACGGTGAAGTGTTTGTTACAGATGACGGGGCAGAGACGGATCTTGACCTTGGTCACTACGAGCGCTTTATCGATATTAACTTAACAAAATTAAGTAACATCACAACAGGGAAAGTATACTCAACCGTTCTTCGCAAAGAACGCCGCGGTGAATATCTTGGCGGTACGGTTCAGGTAATCCCGCACATTACGAATGAAATTAAAGATCGCGTGTTCCGTGCTGGCAAAGAATCAGGTGCGGATGTCGTCATTACGGAAATCGGCGGTACGGTCGGCGATATTGAATCCCTCCCCTTCTTAGAAGCGATTCGCCAAATTAAAAGTGATGTTGGCCAGGATAACGTATTGTACATTCATTGTACGCTTATTCCGTATTTAAAAGCAGCCGGCGAAATGAAAACAAAACCGACACAGCACAGCGTAAAAGAGCTGCGCAGCT from Domibacillus sp. DTU_2020_1001157_1_SI_ALB_TIR_016 encodes:
- a CDS encoding TetR/AcrR family transcriptional regulator; the encoded protein is MERTKRPVPTSVKDTQLIEKRRAEMIRGSVQLFKQKGFHRTTTREIAKAAGFSIGTLYEYIRTKEDVLYLVCDSIYDQVKSRIEQMNLEEGTLENLKLGISHFFHVIDEMQDEVQVLYQEVKSLSNDVLPYVLEKEEEMTGMVEKLIQRCVDNGVLDMDKDHVRMLAQNIFVLGQMWGFRHWMLQENFTLEEYINLQIDLLFEGVKGYEKKAALK
- the rpoE gene encoding DNA-directed RNA polymerase subunit delta, with protein sequence MVSLQQHSKEELKEMSFLELAHLILADKREPVAFNDLLSEIQKHLEISEQEVKGRMVQFYTDLNIDGSFLPLGENRWGLRAWYPVEKLEEETTNAPVKTRKKKAKKAVEDDFEEDILEEEDELIDFEEEDFEEEEEDLDLDDDLEDDDLEDDLDVDIDEDLDEEEEEFEEEEGAEDEYDLDDK
- a CDS encoding 3-hydroxybutyryl-CoA dehydrogenase, with protein sequence MKIRKIMVIGAGQMGTGIAQVCAQAGYEVILYDISHANLEEGRKRIGKNLARQVSKRRMSEEEKGDILARLEDSSSLGDAAEADMVIEAVVENMNVKREIFSQLDELVQDHAILASNTSSLPITEIAAATDRPENVIGMHFMNPVPVMRLVEIVRGLATSDEVHKKVEEVARTIGKVPVEVNDFPGFVSNRILMPMINEAIYALYEGAATKEAIDDVMKLGMNHPMGPIELADFIGLDTCLSVMEILHEGFGDDKYRPCPLLRKYVKAGWVGKKAGRGFYIYE
- a CDS encoding 4Fe-4S dicluster domain-containing protein, with product MNGWLWLNAAAALFVIAYSIFLFIYLLKTRYTFIRLGKKEEWHSKRNERLKNMMVHVFGQKKLLKDKKSGAIHVMFFYGFLLVQLGALDFIIKGVVPGAHLPLGPLYGPFTFFQEMVTLVILAAVVWAFYRRYIEKLVRLKRGWKSGLVLVFIGSLMLSVLIGNGMWLLWQEKAAGFGWSEPIASLIAIPFAGLGQPSIVGLFYVMWWVHLLVLLAFLVYVPQSKHAHLIAGPVNTYIHRLEQAGTLRKIDFEDEAQESFGAGRIEDFTRAQLLDLYACVECGRCTSMCPATGTGKMLSPMDLIVKLRDHLTFTGAAVTSKQPWVPAFAFSNTKGNQIAEGAFVYSPQLIGDVITEEELWACTTCRNCEDQCPVMNEHVDKIIDMRRYLVLTEGKMNPDAQRAMQNIERQGNPWGLNRKDKEKWRELRSDVYIPTMKEAQKAGEEPEYLFWVGSMGAFDSRSQKIALSFARLLNEAGISFAILGSKEKNSGDTPRRLGNEFLFQELAAANIAEFEKHGIRKIVTIDPHAYNAFKREYPDFGFQAEVYHHTELLDTLVREGKLKPVHPVNETVTFHDSCYLGRYNDVYDPPRNILAAIPGVRLVEMKRSRENSMCCGAGGGLMWMEEHTGHRINVARTEQALEQAPSVISSGCPFCLTMLSDGTKAKEIEETVATYDVAELLERAVLGRQKEADVS
- a CDS encoding YsnF/AvaK domain-containing protein, with the translated sequence MENKNFIGVYHNETDLLAKIDELRANGYAEEDMYITVKDKDAVSMVRGRTNAEIETAGGSWGDRFMSFLSGVDPIREGFRNMGLSDAEADRYYSEIENGGMLLYVDRDYGTRYGSDYDPSSTVGLANGNRADLDGETLDPIDYDGLDSTRTGRSTTGLTDTNLGGNATFDTDRTLTDNLNEEEKLRLHEERLNVSKERVQTGEVQVEKEVVEEEQVIDVPVEREEVYVERRPVNDSDVSAFGDRAFEEDTETIRVPVTEERVEVTKKPVVTEEIVVGKRKVEDTETVRDTVRREEARIDEDDDERLRSERKRGLL
- a CDS encoding acyl-CoA dehydrogenase, yielding MNFTLSEEHSMIRKMVRDFAEKEIAPSAAKRDEEERFDPGIFHKMAELGLTGIPWPEAYGGIGSDYLAYCVTIEELSRVCASTGVTLSAHTSLASWPIYAFGTEEQKKKYLKPLAQGEKIGAYALTEPGGGSDAAGIKTTAHRDGASFVLNGSKIFITNGGIADLYIVFAKAEEGMTAFIVEKHFNGFSIGKKEKKMGIRSSPTTEIIFDNCHVPIENVLGEIGSGFKIAMKTLDGGRNGIAAQAVGIAQGALDAALSYARERRQFGKPIMANQGISFKLADMATSVEAARLLTYQAAWLESEGLPYGKASAMSKLMAGDTAMYITTEAVQIFGGYGYTKEYPVERFMRDAKITQIYEGTQEIQRLVISRFLST
- the argS gene encoding arginine--tRNA ligase encodes the protein MNIAEQMQAQLKEEIKQAVLKAGLAAESEIPAVLLETPKDKSHGDYSTNMAMQLARIAKKAPRQIAEAIQENMDLSKSSVQKIDIAGPGFINFYMNNSYLTDLVPAVLKAGDEYGRSNAGKGEKIQVEFVSANPTGDLHLGHARGASVGDSLCNVLDAAGYDVTREYYINDAGNQIHNLALSVEARYFQALGLEKEMPEDGYHGKDIINIGKELAEEFGDQFANMPEDERYKAFRAHGLKLELAKLQKDLADFRVKFDVWFSETSLYENGKIDEALKALDQNGHTFEEDGALWFRSTAFGDDKDRVLRKQDGSYTYLTPDIAYHRDKFERGFDKVINIWGADHHGYIPRMKAAVEALGMKPEQLEVEVIQMVQLYKDGEKMKMSKRTGKAVTMRELVEEVGLDAVRYFFAMRSGDTHMDFDLDLAVSQSNENPVYYSQYAYTRISSILRQAAEQGLTASAEANVSLLTSEKEVDLLKKLGDFPQVVAEAADKRIPHRITNYVHDLAAGFHSFYGAHKVVDKENEEASKARLALVQAVQITLKNALKLIGVSAPEKM
- a CDS encoding acyl-CoA dehydrogenase family protein, whose product is MNLELTDVQQRTRDAARHFAENIAAAFVPQMEAGEFPYALVQKMAEHGLMGLTVPKEYGGAGLDFVSYITAVHELSKVSAAAGVILSVHTSVGTAPILAFGTEEQKNAYIPKLASGKWLGAFCLTEPSSGSDASSLKTTARRDGDAYVLNGSKLFVTNGGAADLYVIFARSEAGITAFVVEKGTPGFLIGKDEKKMGLHGSKTTALTFEDMRLPLQNRLGEEGRGFQIAMSNLDGGRIGIAAQALGIAEAAFEYAKKNDAGIELADMAVSVEAARLLVYRAACLRAAGQACGREASMAKLFASKAVVTITSQCINQLAGNGPAERFFRDAKVTEIYEGTSEIQRIVISKHLAKGMGR